One region of Eupeodes corollae chromosome 1, idEupCoro1.1, whole genome shotgun sequence genomic DNA includes:
- the LOC129940989 gene encoding traB domain-containing protein, whose protein sequence is MSRNMSKMSVHNETDDSSSLYSGVLENLPSYTSYSSFNESANNNRTNNSSINNSTDLDIALSNSDTPFSKSIDAKNASYKLIQSESTDNSEEVDPKSQLANKTIFKTDNPNLSIIEISDSSTLENENSVYVVESSSDEGEGGGGGGGGGGGVGGGGGSNNDISSEKRRKKVESLLHSSKQRLNISPEPSSTTAATSPLSPISPANPQSSASPSKTLENGNNPPKNRVDAKKRESIHVFDDIDEFEKHLPHTVTVLTTPFGSKVYLVGTAHFSEESQDDVSYVIRNVRPDVVMVELCPSRIHILKLDEKTLLEEAKNFNIAKIRSIFQTNGYINGIFFILLLHMSAQLAKELGMAPGGEFRRAFEEIHKIPGCVLHLGDRPIRITLQRALRALSFRQTLKLVWRLTSSETISIEEVEECKQRDLLEKLMQEMAGEFPAFSDVFVKERDLFLCHSLQVAALPIPQADGTSRPVSVVGVVGIGHANGIAENWGKVNPSQIQPILEIPPASLGTRVAKYTIKYGLISLTLYGAFKFLRPRVQRLF, encoded by the exons ATGAGCAGAAACATGAGTAAAATGTCAGTACATAATGAAACAGATGACAGTAGCAGTCTTTACAGTGGTGTTTTGGAGAATCTTCCTTCGTACACTTCGTATTCTTCGTTTAAtg agaGTGCCAACAATAATAGAACCAACAATTCAAGCATCAACAATTCCACCGATTTAGATATAGCGCTAAGTAATAGCGATACTCCATTTTCAAAGAGCATTGATGCAAAAAACGCTAGCTATAAGCTCATTCAATCCGAATCAACCGATAATTCGGAAGAGGTTGATCCAAAATCCCAACTCGCAAACAAGACAATATTTAAAACGGATAATCCAAATTTGTCAATTATAGAGATTAGTGATAGTTCCACTCTAGAAAATGAGAACTCCGTTTATGTAGTTGAATCATCATCAGACGAAGGCgaaggtggtggtggtggtggtggtggtggcggcggcgttggcggtggtggtggttcGAATAATGATATCTCAAGTGAAAAACGTCGCAAAAAGGTCGAATCACTTTTACATTCCAGCAAGCAGAGATTGAATATCTCCCCAGAGCCATCGTCAACAACTGCCGCTACATCACCATTATCACCAATTTCTCCAGCTAATCCACAATCATCCGCATCACCATCCAAGACACTCGAAAATGGCAATAATCCACCTAAAAATAGGGTCGATGCGAAGAAAAGGGAATCCATACATGTTTTCGATGATATTGACGAATTCGAAAAGCATCTACCTCATACAGTAACGGTGCTTACAACTCCATTTGGAAGTAAAGTCTATCTTGTGGGTACAGCTCATTTTAGTGAAGAATCACAAGATGATGTTTCATAT GTTATTCGTAATGTTCGTCCAGATGTTGTTATGGTCGAATTGTGTCCATCACGTATACACATTTTGAAACTCGATGAAAAAACACTCCTAGAGGAAGCAAAGAACTTTAACATTGCTAAG ATCCGTAGTATATTTCAAACAAACGGCTATATCAATGGAATTTTCTTTATTCTCCTCCTCCATATGAGCGCACAATTAGCCAAAGAACTCGGCATGGCGCCTGGTGGTGAGTTTCGTCGTGCGTTCGAAGAGATTCACAAAATTCCCGGATGCGTACTGCATTTAGGTGACCGTCCAATTAGAATCACACTGCAGCGAGCCCTGCGGGCGTTATCATTTCGCCAGACATTGAAGCTCGTATGGCGACTAACTTCATCCGAGACCATCAGCATTGAGGAGGTCGAAGAGTGCAAACAGCGCGATCTCCTTGAGAAACTAATGCAAGAAATGGCTGGCGAATTTCCTGCTTTCAGTGATGTCTTCGTCAAAGAGCGTGATCTGTTTTTGTGTCACTCGCTGCAAGTTGCCGCTCTGCCGATACCCCAGGCCGATGGCACATCGAGACCAGTAAGTGTGGTGGGTGTTGTTGGAATTGGCCACGCCAATGGAATTGCAGAGAACTGGGGCAAAGTGAATCCCAGCCAAATACAACCCATATTGGAGATTCCTCCTGCCAGTTTAGGAACCAGAGTTGCCAAGTACACAATCAAATACGGCCTTATAAGCCTGACTCTGTATGGTGCATTTAAATTCCTCAGACCAAGAGTGCAGAGATTATTCTGA